A stretch of Pseudorhodobacter turbinis DNA encodes these proteins:
- a CDS encoding efflux RND transporter periplasmic adaptor subunit, giving the protein MRFFRRSLVGLLILAVTIGLLAMAGQTLRNAFEARSAGNRPAQPPRERVFSANMITAEVVPFTPVLTAFGEIRSRRTLELRAPRAGTVVALGEGVEDGARVTKGQLLLRLDPADATATRDLAQSDMDRARAELIEAERALLLSRDDVAAARAQADLREQALIRQQDLETRGVGSASAVETAALAASSADQAVLARRSALAQAEARVDQAKTALSRQAITLAEAERALRETELFAEFDGKLSGITTVPGRILGSNERLGDLIDPDALEVAFRTSTAQFSRLLDDKGTLITANVTAALAASGAELLANGVLTRAGAAVGEGQTGRLVYATLTHAPGFRPGDFVTVRVAEPKIPAAIALPATAYGADGTVLALGPDDRLQSLPVQLLRRQNDLVILAPDGLAGREVVRERSPLLGAGIKVNPIRPEAASSAPTIERMGG; this is encoded by the coding sequence ATGCGGTTTTTCAGACGGTCCCTTGTTGGCCTGCTCATCCTGGCGGTGACAATCGGCCTTTTGGCGATGGCGGGCCAAACCCTGCGCAACGCCTTTGAGGCCAGATCCGCCGGAAACCGCCCGGCGCAACCACCCCGCGAACGCGTGTTTTCCGCCAATATGATCACGGCAGAGGTGGTCCCCTTCACCCCCGTCCTCACCGCTTTTGGTGAAATCCGCAGCCGCCGCACGCTGGAGCTGCGCGCACCACGCGCGGGCACCGTTGTTGCCTTGGGCGAGGGGGTCGAGGACGGTGCCCGCGTCACCAAAGGTCAGCTTTTGCTGCGCCTCGATCCGGCCGATGCCACCGCCACCCGCGACCTTGCGCAATCGGATATGGACCGCGCAAGGGCCGAGCTGATCGAGGCAGAGCGCGCCTTGCTGCTGTCGCGCGATGATGTTGCCGCCGCCCGCGCCCAAGCCGACCTGCGCGAACAGGCCCTGATCCGCCAGCAGGATCTTGAAACCCGCGGTGTAGGGTCCGCATCAGCCGTGGAAACGGCGGCCCTTGCGGCCTCCTCTGCCGATCAGGCGGTCTTGGCACGCCGTTCGGCACTGGCGCAGGCCGAAGCGCGGGTAGATCAGGCCAAGACCGCCCTCTCGCGCCAAGCCATCACCCTTGCCGAGGCCGAGCGCGCCCTGCGCGAGACCGAGCTTTTCGCCGAATTTGACGGCAAGCTGAGCGGGATCACCACCGTTCCGGGACGTATCCTTGGCAGCAACGAACGTTTGGGCGATTTGATTGATCCCGATGCGCTGGAGGTTGCGTTTCGCACCTCCACCGCGCAGTTTTCACGCCTTCTGGATGATAAGGGCACGCTGATCACCGCTAATGTCACCGCCGCACTGGCGGCCTCGGGCGCCGAGCTTTTGGCCAATGGCGTGCTGACCCGCGCAGGGGCCGCGGTGGGCGAGGGGCAGACGGGCCGTCTTGTCTATGCCACGCTGACCCATGCGCCCGGATTTCGCCCCGGTGATTTCGTGACCGTTCGGGTGGCAGAGCCAAAAATACCCGCCGCGATTGCCCTGCCCGCAACTGCCTATGGTGCGGATGGGACCGTGCTGGCACTGGGCCCCGATGACAGGCTGCAATCCCTTCCCGTACAGCTTTTGCGCCGGCAGAATGACCTTGTGATCCTTGCGCCCGACGGCCTTGCGGGGCGCGAAGTGGTGCGCGAACGCTCCCCCCTTTTGGGCGCGGGGATCAAGGTCAACCCGATCCGCCCCGAGGCCGCAAGCAGCGCCCCCACCATCGAGCGGATGGGGGGCTAG
- the moaB gene encoding molybdenum cofactor biosynthesis protein B has protein sequence MSRIDETLPFIPVRIAVLTVSDTRQSGDDKSGDTLVARLTEAGHSLAARTIVRDERAEIAVQLRNWCADPDIDVILSTGGTGLTGRDVTVEAHRDVYEKEIEAFATVFTMVSMQKIGTSAVQSRATGGVANGTYLFALPGSTGACRDAWDEILKWQLDYRHRPCNFVEIMPRLDEHQRRK, from the coding sequence ATGTCCCGCATTGACGAAACCCTTCCCTTTATTCCGGTGCGCATTGCCGTGCTGACGGTATCCGATACCCGCCAAAGCGGCGATGACAAATCCGGCGATACCTTGGTTGCGCGACTAACAGAGGCCGGCCATAGCCTTGCCGCCCGCACCATCGTCCGCGATGAACGCGCCGAGATTGCCGTACAGCTGCGCAACTGGTGTGCCGATCCGGATATCGACGTGATCCTTTCAACCGGTGGCACCGGCCTGACGGGGCGCGATGTCACGGTTGAAGCCCACCGCGATGTCTATGAAAAAGAGATAGAAGCCTTTGCCACGGTTTTCACCATGGTCTCGATGCAAAAAATCGGCACCTCGGCGGTACAAAGCCGGGCGACGGGTGGCGTCGCCAATGGCACCTATCTTTTTGCGCTGCCCGGCAGCACCGGTGCCTGCCGCGATGCCTGGGACGAGATCCTGAAATGGCAACTCGATTACCGCCACCGGCCCTGCAACTTTGTGGAAATCATGCCCCGGCTGGATGAACACCAGCGCCGCAAATAG
- a CDS encoding uracil-DNA glycosylase, producing the protein MGIDTNTSDYDWNAAFAALAWQVELGVTEVMCEAAVDRYTLPEKQAPMIPKAQTVEAPTKPAPPDPAKAAQTAAASCADLAALRATLEGFEHCELKKGARNLVFAAGNPHAPLMVVGEAPGRDEDREGQPFVGRSGQLLDRMLVAIGHARDADDPQASAYLTNVLPWRPPGDRDPTEDEIAMMRPFLLRHIALANPQVIIAMGNFACQALLGQSGILRMRGHWGDCGAIPVMPMTHPAYLLRNHGAKRDAWADLLAVQAKLAAPS; encoded by the coding sequence ATGGGAATCGATACCAACACCTCGGATTACGATTGGAACGCCGCTTTTGCCGCGCTTGCGTGGCAGGTGGAACTTGGCGTAACCGAGGTGATGTGTGAGGCCGCCGTAGATCGCTACACCCTGCCCGAAAAGCAGGCCCCCATGATCCCCAAAGCCCAAACCGTTGAGGCACCGACAAAGCCCGCCCCCCCCGATCCGGCCAAAGCCGCCCAAACTGCTGCCGCCAGCTGTGCCGATCTGGCCGCCCTGCGCGCCACATTGGAGGGGTTTGAACATTGCGAGCTGAAAAAAGGCGCGCGCAATCTGGTCTTTGCTGCGGGCAATCCCCACGCCCCCCTGATGGTGGTGGGTGAGGCCCCGGGCCGCGACGAGGACCGCGAGGGCCAGCCTTTTGTCGGCCGCTCCGGTCAGCTGTTGGACCGGATGCTGGTGGCGATCGGCCATGCGCGCGACGCCGATGATCCCCAAGCGTCAGCCTATCTCACCAATGTTCTGCCATGGCGCCCGCCGGGGGACCGCGACCCCACCGAGGATGAGATTGCCATGATGCGGCCGTTCTTGCTGCGCCATATTGCCCTGGCCAATCCGCAGGTGATCATCGCCATGGGCAATTTTGCCTGTCAGGCCCTGCTGGGGCAAAGCGGGATTTTGCGGATGCGCGGGCACTGGGGCGACTGTGGCGCCATTCCCGTTATGCCCATGACCCATCCGGCCTATCTTTTGCGCAACCACGGGGCAAAGCGCGATGCTTGGGCCGATCTGCTTGCGGTGCAGGCAAAGCTGGCCGCCCCATCCTGA